A window of Malaclemys terrapin pileata isolate rMalTer1 chromosome 14, rMalTer1.hap1, whole genome shotgun sequence contains these coding sequences:
- the SETD6 gene encoding N-lysine methyltransferase SETD6 isoform X1 produces the protein MATAAKRPKQVAAGGSPAEDGRADALSGFLDWCEKVGLELSPKVCVSKEGTVSDYGLLAREDLQIGEVLFTIPRAALLSQHTTSIRSLLEKDQASLESQSGWVPLLLSLLHEYTASNSHWRPYFSLWPDFSSLDHPMFWPEEERVRLLQGTGILEAVDKDLANIQLEYTSIILPFMESHLDLFDPKLHTPELYRRLVAFVMAYSFQEPLDEEDEDEKEPNPPVMVPMADILNHVANHNANLEYSLECLKMVTTQPISKGHEIFNTYGQMANWQLMHMYGFAEPYPGNTDDTADIQMVTVRRAALQGASTEAERQLVSEQWDFLCQLEMVGEEGAFVIGWEEVLTEEELSMTLKVLCMAAEEFKEFKEHEGWEEDTEDEESFTLSNETIPRLKASWKKLLHDSALLTLESYSSDLKAEQDLLNDKVAYGKLSPREQQALQVRFGQKRILHQLLELTS, from the exons ATGGCGACGGCGGCGAAGAGGCCCAAG CAggtggctgcagggggcagccctgcGGAGGATGGCAGAGCTGATGCCCTTTCTGGCTTCCTGGATTGGTGTGAGAAGGTCGGGTTGGAGCTCAGCCCAAAG GTCTGCGTGAGCAAAGAGGGCACGGTGTCAGACTACGGCCTGTTGGCCAGAGAGGACCTCCAGATCGGAGAAGTCCTCTTCACCATTCCAAGAGCCGCGCTCCTGTCCCAGCACACCACCTCCATCCGGTCCCTCTTGGAAAAAG ACCAAGCGTCGCTGGAGAGTCAGTCTGGCTGGGTGCCTCTCCTTCTGTCTTTGCTGCATGAATACACGGCCAGCAACTCCCACTGGCGTCCCTATTTCTCGCTCTGGCCTGACTTCAGCAGCTTGGATCACCCCATGTTCTG GCCTGAAGAAGAGAGGGTGAGGCTCCTACAAGGCACTGGCATCCTCGAAGCGGTGGACAAAGACCTGGCCAACATCCAGCTGGAGTACACCTCCATCATCCTGCCCTTCATGGAGTCCCACCTGGACCTCTTTGACCCCAAGCTGCACACGCCGGAGCTGTACCGGAGGCTGGTGGCGTTCGTCATGGCCTACAG CTTCCAGGAGCCCCTGGATGAGGAAGACGAGGATGAGAAGGAGCCCAACCCGCCCGTGATGGTGCCCATGGCTGACATTTTGAATCACGTGGCCAATCACAATGCCAACCTGGAATATTCCCTG GAGTGTTTGAAAATGGTCACCACGCAGCCCATCAGCAAAGGCCACGAGATCTTCAATACCTACGGCCAGATGGCCAACTGGCAACTCATGCACATGTACGGCTTTGCTGAGCCGTACCCCGGCAACACGGACGACACTGCCGACATCCAGATGGTGACGGTGCGCAgggctgccctgcagg GTGCCAGCACTGAAGCGGAGCGGCAGCTGGTCTCTGAGCAGTGggatttcctttgccagctggaGATGGTGGGGGAAGAAGGAGCCTTTGTGATTGGCTGGGAGGAAGTGTTGACAGAGGAAGAGCTGTCCATGACATTGAAG GTGCTGTGTATGGCTGCAGAGGAATTCAAAGAGTTTAAAGAGCACGAGGGCTGGGAAGAAGACACAGAGGATGAAGAGAGCTTTACTTTGTCTAACGAGACAATACCCAGACTCAAAGCCTCATGGAAGAAGCTTCTCCATGACAGTGCGCTGCTGACGCTGGAGTCTTACAGCTCAGACCTGAAAGCAGAGCAGGACTTGCTCAATGACAAGGTGGCTTATGGCAAACTAAGCCCAAGAGAGCAGCAGGCCTTGCAAGTGCGCTTTGGGCAGAAGAGGATCTTGCACCAATTGCTGGAGCTGACAAGCTAG
- the SETD6 gene encoding N-lysine methyltransferase SETD6 isoform X2, whose translation MATAAKRPKVAAGGSPAEDGRADALSGFLDWCEKVGLELSPKVCVSKEGTVSDYGLLAREDLQIGEVLFTIPRAALLSQHTTSIRSLLEKDQASLESQSGWVPLLLSLLHEYTASNSHWRPYFSLWPDFSSLDHPMFWPEEERVRLLQGTGILEAVDKDLANIQLEYTSIILPFMESHLDLFDPKLHTPELYRRLVAFVMAYSFQEPLDEEDEDEKEPNPPVMVPMADILNHVANHNANLEYSLECLKMVTTQPISKGHEIFNTYGQMANWQLMHMYGFAEPYPGNTDDTADIQMVTVRRAALQGASTEAERQLVSEQWDFLCQLEMVGEEGAFVIGWEEVLTEEELSMTLKVLCMAAEEFKEFKEHEGWEEDTEDEESFTLSNETIPRLKASWKKLLHDSALLTLESYSSDLKAEQDLLNDKVAYGKLSPREQQALQVRFGQKRILHQLLELTS comes from the exons ATGGCGACGGCGGCGAAGAGGCCCAAG gtggctgcagggggcagccctgcGGAGGATGGCAGAGCTGATGCCCTTTCTGGCTTCCTGGATTGGTGTGAGAAGGTCGGGTTGGAGCTCAGCCCAAAG GTCTGCGTGAGCAAAGAGGGCACGGTGTCAGACTACGGCCTGTTGGCCAGAGAGGACCTCCAGATCGGAGAAGTCCTCTTCACCATTCCAAGAGCCGCGCTCCTGTCCCAGCACACCACCTCCATCCGGTCCCTCTTGGAAAAAG ACCAAGCGTCGCTGGAGAGTCAGTCTGGCTGGGTGCCTCTCCTTCTGTCTTTGCTGCATGAATACACGGCCAGCAACTCCCACTGGCGTCCCTATTTCTCGCTCTGGCCTGACTTCAGCAGCTTGGATCACCCCATGTTCTG GCCTGAAGAAGAGAGGGTGAGGCTCCTACAAGGCACTGGCATCCTCGAAGCGGTGGACAAAGACCTGGCCAACATCCAGCTGGAGTACACCTCCATCATCCTGCCCTTCATGGAGTCCCACCTGGACCTCTTTGACCCCAAGCTGCACACGCCGGAGCTGTACCGGAGGCTGGTGGCGTTCGTCATGGCCTACAG CTTCCAGGAGCCCCTGGATGAGGAAGACGAGGATGAGAAGGAGCCCAACCCGCCCGTGATGGTGCCCATGGCTGACATTTTGAATCACGTGGCCAATCACAATGCCAACCTGGAATATTCCCTG GAGTGTTTGAAAATGGTCACCACGCAGCCCATCAGCAAAGGCCACGAGATCTTCAATACCTACGGCCAGATGGCCAACTGGCAACTCATGCACATGTACGGCTTTGCTGAGCCGTACCCCGGCAACACGGACGACACTGCCGACATCCAGATGGTGACGGTGCGCAgggctgccctgcagg GTGCCAGCACTGAAGCGGAGCGGCAGCTGGTCTCTGAGCAGTGggatttcctttgccagctggaGATGGTGGGGGAAGAAGGAGCCTTTGTGATTGGCTGGGAGGAAGTGTTGACAGAGGAAGAGCTGTCCATGACATTGAAG GTGCTGTGTATGGCTGCAGAGGAATTCAAAGAGTTTAAAGAGCACGAGGGCTGGGAAGAAGACACAGAGGATGAAGAGAGCTTTACTTTGTCTAACGAGACAATACCCAGACTCAAAGCCTCATGGAAGAAGCTTCTCCATGACAGTGCGCTGCTGACGCTGGAGTCTTACAGCTCAGACCTGAAAGCAGAGCAGGACTTGCTCAATGACAAGGTGGCTTATGGCAAACTAAGCCCAAGAGAGCAGCAGGCCTTGCAAGTGCGCTTTGGGCAGAAGAGGATCTTGCACCAATTGCTGGAGCTGACAAGCTAG